From the Mesorhizobium koreense genome, the window ATCGCGCGGATGCCGGGGCTCCCCGAATTTCTCCAGGTAGAGCGGCGCCGCGCAGGTCACGAAACTTATCTCGGCGATCCGGCGTGCGATAAGGGACTGGTCGGAAAGCTGTCCGACACGTATGGCGCAGTCGACATTCTCCGCAAGGATGTCGATCTCCCGGTCCGAAACACCGAGATCGATCTGGATGTCGGGATAGATCTTATGGAACCGGCACAGCGCCGGAACGAGAATCATGCTCGCCAGCGCGCTTGACATCTCGACGCGCAATTTTCCCTTGGGGAGCGCCTGCAAAGACGCCATGCTGCCGTCCAGTTCGTCGATGTCGGCAATGAGCCGCTTCGAACGCTCGTAGTAGAGAGCACCGTCCGTTGTGACGAGGACGCGCCTGGTCGTGCGGTTGAGGAGCTTGGTGCGCAAATGCGCCTCCAGCCCCTGAATGAGCTTGGTGACGGTCGCCTTCGGCATCGAAAGGGAATCCGATGCCCGCGTGAAGGTGCCGGCTTCCACCACCCTGACGAAGGCGCGCATCGCCGCGAGCTGATCCACTGGAAACCTCCACGACTACATGCCGATTATTCACAGACAGAAACAGTGTAATCCGATCTTCGCTTCTTTTTCCAACACAAAAACAATCCCACTTGTTGCGGGCTGAACCGACACGCACCGAGGGCTGGGCGAACCATCCTGACAGTGAGTTGGCAGGAGCACATGCGATATTACCGCCGCCGATGGACCGGCGCCGGGTCTTCGCAGGCAAGAGTGGAACAGCGTCATGACCTTCAAAGAAGAGATCCTCGATTGCGACGAAGCGGGACCCGTTCCCGTGAGGGTCTATGTCGGCGACCGGTTGCCGGAGACGCCACCGCTGGTGCTGCATCTGCATGGCGGCCTCTTTCTAGGCGGCTCGCTTGCAAGCGGCGCGCGGGTCGCCGGGCAATTGGCCGATGCCGGCGCCATCGTGGTTTCCGTCGAGTATGCGCTGGCCAACGCCAACCCGTTTCCGGCCGCACTCAAATTCGTTTTCGACGTGTTGGAGGCGTTGAAGCGGCGCTGCGCCAAGTTGGCCAACCGTAAATCCTTTCTTTTCGTCGCAGGCGAGGAGGCGGGCGGCAATCTTGCGGCAGGCGTCGCCTTGATGGCGCGCGACCAGCAAATGAGCGCGCTTCGCGGGCAGATCCTGCTGTCGCCGATGCTTGATCCTTGCATGGCGACGCGGTCCTTCCGCGCCACGGAGCCGAGCGCGGGGCGATGCAAGTGGGCCGATGGCTGGAACCGCTATCTCG encodes:
- a CDS encoding LysR family transcriptional regulator, whose amino-acid sequence is MDQLAAMRAFVRVVEAGTFTRASDSLSMPKATVTKLIQGLEAHLRTKLLNRTTRRVLVTTDGALYYERSKRLIADIDELDGSMASLQALPKGKLRVEMSSALASMILVPALCRFHKIYPDIQIDLGVSDREIDILAENVDCAIRVGQLSDQSLIARRIAEISFVTCAAPLYLEKFGEPRHPRDLEDGHRVVSYFRPPNARQVPFVFTRDGEQAEVTGRCLVSVDEGITYVSAARAGLGIVQAPTFMVREAIGKSELRPVLSDWHREPLPVYVVYPPNRHLGNKLRVFVDWAANLFAGSGIDRGLDA
- a CDS encoding alpha/beta hydrolase, yielding MTFKEEILDCDEAGPVPVRVYVGDRLPETPPLVLHLHGGLFLGGSLASGARVAGQLADAGAIVVSVEYALANANPFPAALKFVFDVLEALKRRCAKLANRKSFLFVAGEEAGGNLAAGVALMARDQQMSALRGQILLSPMLDPCMATRSFRATEPSAGRCKWADGWNRYLGFAAKACHPYAAPALSTRLAGIAPALVITAEDDPMRDESLNYARRLREAGVLVREHVLTGPTGWPAAYADEAGGRQDWEEKIRGDFAAFFQQTGALLS